The Anaerolineae bacterium genomic sequence CCCCGGTAGCAGAGCCGCTCCCCTATGGCCTCGGCCACCTCGCCAGTGGAACCGTACATGCTCCCGTAGGCCACCAGGACCCTCTTCGCGTCCTCAGCCCCTTCGCAGCTGGAGTAGACTGGCGCCACCGCGGGCACGCGAGTCCCGAGGACAACCACCCCGGCGCACCCCAGCGTGCTCACTCCGAGCGCCCCGGCCATCAACAGCAAGGCCCGCCGCCGGCTGCTGTCTAGCTCCGCCACATTGAACTCCCCTAGTGACTGTGCGAACGTGCCCGGCACAGTGGCCATGGACACGTGTATGGTGCCGACTGGCCCATTGTAGGTCGCCCCGGCCTCCTGGACAAAGATACACCGCCCTGGTCATAGTAGGAGACGTGGCGACATACAAGGCGTCCCGACACAATGGGCACGATTGCGGCCACAGGAAGAAGCTGCATAGCACCAGAGTCACGGGCAAGGGCCGGATCACCATCCCGGCGCGGGTGTGGAGGCCCCTCGGCCTCAAGGCCGGCGACCGAGTCACCTTCGTGGTCCAGGAAGGCCGGGCTTCCCTGGTGCCGCTACCACCTCGCTTATGGAACTCAGTGGCTCCCTGCCCGCCACGCGGCCCTTCCCCAGGGGGGCGTACGACGAGATGAGAACAGAGACGGCTCGGGCTCTCGGGCGGGACGTGAAGTCAGCGGATCGGTGAGGGAAGCTTACGGTGACGCGAATGTCATCGTCTGCTTCCTCAGCGATCAGCTCTCCAGTCTGGCGGAGGAGTCGGCGCGGTTGTTCCGAGAGGTGGCAGGCGGTCGGCTGCGAGTGCGCGTCTGCACCATCACTCCAGCTGAGGTGGTCTCGGTGATGGCCTCTTACTTCCGGCGGTCACTCCCAGAGGTAGCGGAGGTGGTTGCCGAGCCGATCATCCAGGACGGCATAGAGGCCGAAGAGCAGGAGGTGCTGCTGGTGGCACTGGCCCTATGCCGCGAACACGACCTTGACGTCGCTCATGCCCTGTTAGCTGCCAAGATGCCGGCTGGAAGCTGCCGAGCCATCCACAGCTTCGATCGTCACTTCGATCGGTTCGCCGGCGTTGAGCGCCTTTGGCCGGGCGCCAGCAACCTCTGACTGTCGCTGCAGCCTCCTCCTACAGGAGCAGCAGCTCTAGGCCTCCCTTGTCAGCCGGGTTCCGCGGCGCCATACTGCCGCCGGTACGGGCCGGCCCCGCGCCGGCTCTTCGCCTAGGGGAGGGGGACCATGGCCGAGCCCAGGATCACCGGCATCGAAGTCCACGAGTACGAGTACGCCTTACGCGACATCGGGCTCGACCAGAGCGGCTTCAACCTGGTCTACGTGCCCGGGAGCTCCTTCGCCCGCAAGGGCTACATCATCCGCATCCTCACCGACTCGGGCCTGGTGGGCGAGTACGCCGGGGGCCAGGCCGCCGAGTACTCCACTCTGCCCACCCTCGCCCCCTACCTCCTAGGTAAGAACGCCCTGGAGCGGGAGCGCATCTACACCGACGTCAAGCGCGCCCTGCGCCAGGTGGCCCGCATCGGCATTGCCCCCATTGACAACGCCCTATGGGACCTGGCCGGCCGGTACTTCGGCGTGCCCATCTACCGCCTGCTGGGCGGCTACAAGGACCGCTTGCCCTGCTACGCCTCCACCTACCACGGCGACGCCAACGGCGGCCTTTCCAGCCCGGAGGCCTACGCCGATTTCGCCGTGCAGTGCGGCGACATGGGCTACCCTGCCTTCAAGATCCACGGTTGGTACGGCGTTCCCATCGGCCAAGAGGTGGCCACGGTCAAGGCCGTGCGCCGGGCCGTAGGCGACGGCATGGACCTGATGCTGGATCCGGCCTGCGAGTACATCACCTTCGGGGACGCGCTCAAGGCGGGTTGGGCCTGCGACGATGCCCGCTTCTTCTGGCTGGAGGACCCCTACCGCGATGGAGGCATCTCCCAGTTCGGCCACCGCAAGCTGCGCCAGCTGATCCGGACGCCGCTCCTGATGACCGAGCATGTACGCTCCTTGGAGCCCCACATAGACTTCGCCCTGGCGGACGCCACCGACTTCGTCCGGGGTGACCCGGGCTATGACGGCATCACCGGCACCATGAAGATCGCCCACGCCGCCGAGGCCCTGGGGCTGGACATCGAGCTGCACGGCTTCGGCCCGGTCCAGCGCCAGTGCATGGCCGCCATCCGCAACACCAACTACTACGAGATGGGCCTGCTCCACCCCAAAGCCCAGGACCTGGGCGACATCCCCTTGTATCGGGACGGCTACCGCGATGCGCTGGACGCGGTGGATGGGGAGGGGTGTGTCCCGGTGCCCCAGGGGCCGGGGATGGGGGTGGGGATCAACTGGGAGTGGGTGGAGAAGCACCAAACGGGGAAGGTCGAGTACCGGTAGACCTGATCCCCCTTCCCTGAGAAGTGAGGAAGGAGAGTCGGACCTCCCTCTCCCGTGTGTGAGAGGGCGGCTCTCAGGACCCCAGGAGCGAAACCATGAACACCGTACGTTGGGCCATCGCCGGGTGCAGCGACATCGTGGAACGAAGAGTGGGAGACGCCATGCGCTCCCAGCCCAACAGCGAGATCATCGCCTTCCACTCCCGCAGCCTGGACCGGGCCCGCGCCTTCGCCGAGCGTTACGGGGCCCGCACCTACTACGACGACCTGGACCGCCTCCTAGCCGACGACTGCATTGACGTCGTCTACGTCGCCACCGAGGTGGACCGCCACGCCGACCAGGCCATCGCCGCCGCCCGGGCCGGCAAGCACGTGCTGGTGGAGAAGCCCATGGCCCTGGACGTGGACCAGTGCCGGCGCATGATCCAGGCGGCGCAGGAAAACGGAGTCCACCTGGAGGTGGCCTACTACGCCCGCTTCCTGCCCAAGTCCATCGCCATGCGCGAGATCATCGCCCAGGGACGGCTAGGGCGGGTAGTGCGGGCTGTCATCCGGGTGGTCGGCTACTATGACCCCGACCCGACCGATCCCAAGCGCTGGAGGGTGACAGGCCGAGGCGGGGGGAACATGCTGGCCGACGTGGGCAGTCACCGGCTGGACCTGTTGGCCTACCTCATGGCCGGCCGCCCGGTGGCGGTGTGCGGCTTCGCCGATCGCCTCAGCATGACCTACGAGGCGGCCGACACCGAGACCGCCCTGGTCCGGTTCGACAACGGCGCCCACGTCACCGTCCTGGCCAACGCCAATGTTCCCCATCCGGGCCGGTTCAGCAGCGTCGAGATCTACGGCACCGAGGGCTCCTTGCTCACCGACCCCTGGTCTGACGAGCCGGTGGCGGTGGCGGGGAGCGACATGGAGCCCTTGGTCGTGGAGCAGCCGGCTAACGTCCATTTCCCCCTGATAGACGACTTCGCCCGCGCCATCGCCCAGGGCCGGGCACCCCGCTTCACCGGGGTCGACGGCATGTGGGCTACGGCCGTCATCGCGGGCACGTATGAGTCGCAGCGGACAGGACGGGTAGTGAAGATCGAGGAGTAGCCGCGGAGACACAGAGCAGGGGATGGTTGACAGGTCAGGGCCGTGGGAGTGCGGCCTTGGCGCCCGGTGTAGGGGGCGGACGGCGGAACCCGACGATGAGCACTGACGTGTCTATTGCGCACACTGACGTGCCCATTGCTGAGGGCCCGTGGTCGAGGTGTGAGTGTATCCGGGCGTGAGAGGGGTTACGCGTCGAGTGCGCGCCAGTGCGGATAGGGCCGGCACCTGAGCGAGTCACACAGAGATGCGCATTCATGACGACGCGCCCTGGGACATGCTATGCTGACCCTGCATCGTATCCGCCCTCGTGGGCCATGTGGTGGTCCGGAGTGCGGGAGAGGTCCTTGAGTTGGAGGTGACGGTGGCACTCGCTGCTCCTTCTGCTCCGGTAGATTCGGGGAGTATGCCGGGGGCGGCCCCAGCGCCTCCCCACCGCTATGGCTGTGACGCCCTCGAAACCACTCTCTATGTGACCAACCTGGCCTCCATGGCGACGGCCTATGTCGCTCTGGTTGTAGTCATGACCCTGAACTACCGGGAGGCGAGGTGGGATCTCGTCATCGGGCCGGCGTTCCTTGGCCTGTCGTCCCTAGTTCTCCTGATGTGCCGGGGGCATTACCGGGTGCGCGGCATCGCCCTTATGGCGGCCATGCTGTTCTCGGTGTTCCTCGCAGATCGCTCCTCCACTCTCCCGCAGATCCAGGTGCTTTACTCGTCTGTGGTGCTACTGACCGGGCTGCTGCTGGGCGCGATTCCCGCTACGGCGGCCGCCGCTGCCGCTAGCCTCGCCACGGTCGGGGCAGGGAGTGTGTCCGCCGACTACCTGCCCTGGAATCTGGGGCTTCTCTGGCTGAGCTGCGCCACAGTCTGGGTGGCCATGGGCAGCATCCTGTCCGTCGTCAGGCACTCCGAAGAGAGCGAGGCCCGGGCCTGGCAGTTCGCTCGCCAGGCCGGCGAACGGAGGGGCGAGCTGGCCGCAGCTAGGAAGGCCCTGGCCGATGTCTACGAAGCCCTGCAGCGCACCAACCACGAGCTGGCCGTAGCCCGAGAGGAGGCCGAAGAGGCCCGCCAGATCAAGGCCCAGTTCGCGGCCAACATCAGCCACGAGTTGCGCACCCCCCTCAACCTGATCATCGGCTTCAGCGAGATGATGCATCGTTCGCCGGAGACATACGCTGGCGTACGGTGGACCCCGGCCCTCCGCGCCGACATCTACGAGATCTACCAGGCCAGTCGTCACCTGTCCGGGATGATAGACGACATCCTCGACCTCTCCCGCATCGAGTCCCAGCGGCTTCCTCTTCGCCTCGAGCCCACCGACATGTCCGAGATCATCAACGAGATGGTCGCCACCGCGCGCGGCCTGCTGCGCGGCAAGGACGTATCCCTGGAGGTGCACCTGGACTCGGAGCTTCCCCCGGTAGTGGTGGATCGGACGCGCATCGGGCAGGTTCTGCTCAACTTACTCAATAACGCCGTCCGCTTCACCGACCGCGGCACAATCGCAGTGAATGCTTCCGTCCTAGAGGGGGAGATCGTGGTCGCGGTCTCGGACACGGGCGTGGGCATCGCGCCGGAGGACATGGCGACCATCTTCGAGGAGTTCGGCCAGGCCAAGGGTAGCATCACGGGGGGACGAGGCGGGGCCGGGCTGGGTCTGGCCATCTGCAAGCAGTTCGTACATCTGCACGGTGGCCGGATCGAGGCTGAGAGCACGGTAGGTGTGGGCAGCACCTTCCGTTTCCGCCTGCCCCTGCCGGAGTCAGGGCGGGCGCGCTCGCGTCTGTCCTACTACGCACCCGAGGGATGGTCGCCTCCGGTGCCCGAGAACCCCCTGGGCAGCGCCGTCCTGGTGCTGGGGCGGCAGTCGCAGGCTGCTGCCTCTTTGGCCCGCGCCATCCAGGGCTACCGCGCCGTTCCCGTGGACGACCTCGACGAGCTTCCGGCGCGAGTCGAGGCCGATCACCCAGCCGGCCTGGTGCTGGTGAGCGATCCGCATGCACCCGACGCCTTCGAGGCTGAGGCACTCCTGTGTGCTGCCGGGCGGGCCGACATTCCCCTTATCAGGTGCCGGATACCCACCGAGCCCCCGGAAGCGCTGGTAGGCCGAAAGCTAGGGGTGGCCGGTTACCTGGTGAAGCCTGTTCATCGGGAGTCGCTGCTTGCCGCAGTGAGGGCTGCCACCCTCTGGCCGAAGCGGGTCCTGGTGGTAGACGATGACCCGGGCTTCGTGAACTTGGTACGCCGTATGCTGGAAGCCGAGTTCCGGGGGGTGCAGTTCCGCACGGCCTACTGCGCCGAGGAGGCTCTCGCCGTCCTGGCAGAGGAGAGGCCTGACCTGGTCCTGGTGGACCTCATCATGCCGGATCGTAGCGGCACCGAGGTAGTGGAAGCCGTGCGCCGGGACCCGCGTCTGGCCGAAGTGCCGGTGATCGTGACTACCGGCTCCAACTACGCTGACACCGTCGTCTCTGGCGGTCTGGGCGAGATCTCGCTGGTGAGAGGCGGCAGTCCCAGCTATGAGGAGTGGGGCCGCTACGTCAGCGCTCTGTTGGGGGCTGCGCCGCCCGACTACTCCCGCCCAGCACCTCGTGCAGGGCTCCCAGCAGTTGCCGCTGAGAGACTGGCTTCCTGAGGTAGGCCTGGGCGCCCAGTATGTGGGCCAGCTCGGGCTCGTTCAGGATAGAGCAGACAACGATAGGCACATCGGCCAGGGCGGCGTCTCTGCGCAGGCGCTGAAGGAGCTGCCAGCCATCGGTGTCGCGCATCATTACGTCCAGCACGATGGCGTCCGGAGGGTCGCCCTCGAGGGCCCGCAACGCCTGCGAGGCGTCCAGGGCCCCGGTCACTCCGAAGCCTTCGCCGGTCAGATACCGCTCGAACAGCCGGAGGAGGCGCTCGTTGTCGTCAATGAGCAGTATGCGGCGGGTCTGCTCTTCGCGGAAGGCCAGGCGTACCTCCACCAACCGGCCTTCTTCCAGGACCGTGTCCAGCTGCCCGCCCTGGGCCTGCATCAGCTCCTCCGCCGCAACCAGCCGCTCTCGCCGTTCCCGCGCCTCGACCGAATCGTCCTCAAGCAGAGGAGGCTCGAAGGCGATGACGAATGCTGCCGCCCGCTCTCCTTCTCCCCAGCTTAGCTCTATCCGCCGGGGCCGGCTGAGGAAGGAGGCGCTCAAGGCGGCGAGCAGGGCCTGTCGTGCCAGGGTGGGGTCGGCCCAGGCCCGTCGAGGCTGTCGGGGCGGCCTGACCTCCAGCCCGGCCTGCATCTCTCGCGCCAGCGCCTGAGCCGGCCCCAGCACCGCCTCCACGACGGTGGCCAGATCCAGTCGGGCCGGGAACACCCCCAGTTGTTGCACCTCTCGCTGAAGGCTGTCCACCGCGCCCTGAGAGTAAGGGGCCACTGGAGAGCTTAGCTCCGATTGCCAGCGGCGCCACAGGATCTCTGCCATGGCCAGCAGCCCCTTCTGGTGCTCGCGATGGTACTGCCGGACGCTAACGTGCAGCTCTTCTATCACCTCGGCGATGGAGAAGCCATTGACGTATCGGCGGAGGAGGACGCCGTAGGGCCGCCACTCCTTGTCGTTGGGGGATACGGTAGGAGCGGGCTTGAGTTGCTCCAGGGTGTCGAGCAGCAGGTTACGGAGGGCCCTGGCGCTATCGTTGAAGGGATCGGGCGAAAGAGCGGCGAGGCGGGCCAGGGGATGGCGCTGAAGGTGGGCGTGATCGTAGAGGTGCATCAGGGCGTTGCGCACCTGGGCCACGAAGTCGTCGGGGAGGCCCTCGGTCGCCAGAGGTCCGATGTCGGTTGTCGTCTCATCTGACATCGTCCGATCCCCATCGGCAGATTGTTGGCAGAAAGTGGGCAGAAAATGGGTTGCGACTCGAGCCCTGTATCGGTCAGTATGATTGTACCACACTGCTGGCACGCCGGTTGCGCGTCGCCTGCCTGCCCAAGGATTGTGACATGTCGGTAGATGCGACTAGCTTCGCGCGACCGAGCCGCCATCGGTACTCACCAGCGGCGCGGCGCGAGGCAGTTCAGGGCGTGCTCTGCGTACTGCCATGGGTGCTAGGCTTCCTGGCATTCACGGCGGGGCCGATGCTCGCCTCCGTCTGGCTCTCTCTTACCGACTACGAGCTTCTCAGACCCATCGCCTACATCGGCTTGGAGAACTTCGGGAGAGCCTCTCGCGATCCCCTCTTCTCGAAGAGCCTGTGGAATACCGCCTACTACACAGCTGTCTACGTGCCGCTTCACTTGCTGACAGCGCTGCTCGCGGCTCTACTGCTGAACGTGCGAACGCCAGGCATCGGCGTGTACCGGGTTATCTTCTACGTTCCCTCGATAATGCCAGCGGTCGCTAACGCCTTCTTGTGGATGTGGATCTTCAGTCCTAACTACGGTCTGGCCAATGCCGTGCTGCACACACTCGGCCTCCCGCAGCAGAAGTGGCTGTTCGACGAAGCTCTCGCTAAGCCTTGCTTCGTCATTATGGCCCTGTGGGGGCTAGGCAGCACCATGATCGTCTTCCTGGCTGGATTGCAGGGAGTAGACCCGGTCCTGTATGAGGCGTCCTCGATTGACGGAGCGACTCGATGGACTAGGCTCCGCAGCATCACGCTGCCGATGTTGACTCCGGTCGTCTTCTTCAATCTGATCGTCGGCATCATCGGCTCGTTTCAGGTATTCACTACGGCCTATATCACGACCGAAGGCGGGCCCAACAACGCCACGCTCTTCTACGTGCTCTACATCTACCGCCAAGGCTGGGACTTCGGCAAGATGGGTTACGCTTCCGCTCTGGCCTGGGTCCTATTCCTCCTAGTGCTAGTGCTTACCATAGTCCAGTTCTGGACAGCTGGCAGGTGGGTCTACTACGAGGATGAGGGCAAGGCATGAATACGGCGAAGCATCTGAGCGGCATTGCCACCGGCCTCTCTGGGCCGCAGCAGCTGGCACGTCGGAGACCGGCCAGGGCCTCCTGGGTACGGCAGACCGGCCCGCACGCTCTGTTGCAGCTGCTGCTGATCCTGATGAGCGGCATCATGCTCATTCCGTTCTTCTGGCTGCTGAGCACATCACTGAAGGTGCGTGGAACCGAGTATGTCTTCCCGCCGGTCTGGATACCCAGGCCAGCCGTCTGGAGCAACTACTACACCGCCATATTCCGGTCGGGTCTGCCCTTCACTCGTTTCCTTCTCAACACGGTCATCATCACTGTGGCCAACATGGTGGCAGTTCTTTTCGCGGCGTCGCTTGCCGGTTTCGGCTTCGCCCGAATGCGCTTCCCCGGCCGCGAGAAGCTGTTTATGCTGGTGCTGTCTACACTGATGCTCCCAGAAGTGGTCACCATGATACCTTCGTATCTTCTGTTCCGCTCGCTTGGTTGGATAGACACCTTCCTGCCGCTGATCGTGCCTACCATCCTTGGCGGCGGTGCTTTCAACGTGTTCCTTTTCCGTCAGTTCTTCCGCAGTATACCGCATGAGCTTGATGAAGCCGCTCGCATAGATGGGGCCGGGGTTCTGCACACCTACCTCAAGGTGATCATGCCCCTATCGAAGCCGGTGGTCACCACTGCGATGATCTTCACGTTCCTGGGCAACTGGAACTCCTTTATGGCGCCGCTGATCTATCTCAACTCGATCGAAAAGATGACGCTGGCAGTAGGCTTGAGAGCGTTCCAGGGGCTGCGGGGGACGGAATGGAACCTGATGATGGCGGCAGCAGCAGTGATGATGGTGCCTGTGTTTGTCGTGTTCTTCGCTGCTCAGCGCTACTTCATTCAGGGCATCGTCACCACTGGCTTTGGCGGCAGATAGAGGTTGCGGGCCGCGCGGGGCGAAACCCCGCCCGAGGATATCACAGAGGAGGTTGAGCATGGCCGTTCAAGGTGTGACCCGACGGAGGTTTCTTAAGACAGGCGCCATGCTGGTTGGAGCCAGTGTTCTCGGTGCGTGCAGCGCAATCCCCACACAGCAGCCCATCGACCAGGGGCCGGCTGTGGCAGCGACAGCCGCCCCCGAACGGGAGAAAGCGTCCGAAGGACCGCTCTTCCTGATATACGCGTCGCAGTACTCGGGACCGCCCCTCAACGCTGGTGACATCGAGTTGGTGAATCTGTTTGAGGAGGCCAACCCGGACATCAGGATCAAGCTGGCCGTGTGGCCAGGTCAGGACTTCCACGACAAGCTGCGGCTGTTGGCCACGGCCGGTGATCTGCCGGACGCTTTCAACATCGAGACCAAGCAGTATCTTGACATGGTCTACCGAGACATGATCCTGGACATCACCGAGCTCTTTAGCGCGAACTCGGGCCTAACCGAAGATGACTACTGGGCGGGCGAGTGGGAAAAGCAGTGGTTCAGAGGCAAGATGTACCTCCTGTCCCTAGACACGCAGCCCGCCGTCATCTTCTACAACAAAGACCTGTTCGATGCTAAGGGCATTCCCTATCCTCCCCGAGACTGGACGGACACGGAGTGGACCTATGAGAAGATGATCGAGACGGCCGGCGCTCTGACTGAGGGCGAGGGACCGAGCAGGGTGTGGGGCCTCGCCTGGACGCGCTTCTGGCCCTACATCTACCCCATCGCCTGGTCGCTCGGCGGCAGCATCGTGTCCGATGACAGAGCCAAGTCCACGCTAACCATGCCTGAGACCATAGCCGCACACCAGATGCGGGCTGATCTCGAACTCAAGTACCGCATCACGCCCACGCCTGACCAGGCGAGCGAGGGTACGGATCTGATGTTCAACACCAACCGCATTGCCATGGTGGCTACCTCGTCAAGTGGCGCCTGGTACTACAAGGACGTCCCTGACCTTCACTGGGACATCGGCGTCATGCCTGGGGGTCCCGCCGGCCGCTTCACCCGGTGCCCGCAAGACGGCGTCGCTGTTGGCTCCCAGACCAAGCATCCGACGGAGGCGTTCGAGGTTGCCATGTTCATGGCCGGACCGGAAGGTCAGAGGATCATGGACAACCAGTTGGGCCTCGGGTTGCCCACGCTCAAGTCAGTGGCCGAAGACGATAGCTTCATCCATCCGCAGGTCGCCGGTCTCGAGCACCTCGACCAGACCCTGGTAGTGGACATCTGTCGGGGCAAGTACTACAGGCATCAGGATGTGACTATCAAGTGGCCCGAGATGACTAGCCTGCTGTCGGCTGAGCAGGACGCGCTCCTGAGTGGCCACATAACCGCGGAGGAGTACTGCACCAAGATGGATCCGCTCCTCACTGAGCTGCTCCAGTCCATCCCCGAGGAGTGGCGCAGTTGGGTGGGCGACTAGGCAGATCTGCCGGCAGCATCGAAGGCATCCGGACGCCGGGGGCACGTGCGCCGGCAGTGCCTTCGGCTCCACCTGATCGCGTGACTGCATGGGGCGGACGTCGTGTTCGCCTCGCGGGGAGTGCCGCGCCGCTTCACCCGCGACTTCGGAGAAGCATACTGGCGCGGTCCTGGTCCTGGGACGGCGGCCAAGCCGCGAGCGGCACCGAGGTGTGGCCGCAGCCCCAGACGCAGCAACCGTGTAACAAGGAGACTCTTATGTCCGCAGACAGGCTCACCCGACGCAATCTACTTCAGTTGTGTGCCCTCACTACCGGGGCTGCCGTGGCTACAGCATGCGGTGGCGCTCCCGGCCCCGCTCCCACGGCGACCGAGGCGCCCGTGCAGGCGCCAGAGACCACCTCCGCACCGGAGCCCACTACGGCGCCAGCTGTGGCCTCCAGGTATGCGGAGGCGCCTAGTCTGGCAGCACAGGTGGCGTCCGGAGCCCTTCCGCCGGTCGAGGAGCGGCTGCCTCTCGAACCGCTAGTCGTCGAGCCCTACGCTGAGGTCGGGCAGTACTCGGAAGACCTGCACCGGGTGCTGACCGGCCCCAGCGACCTTGCGGGCCATCGCGTCATACTGCAAGAGGGATTCGTCCGCTGGGACCGATGGGACTCCCAACGCGGTGAGCTCAAGGTCATCCCGAACATCGCCAAGGGCTGGGACGTGAGTGAGGATGGCCGAAGCTACACCTTCTACCTGCGCCAGGGCATGAGGTGGTCCGACGGCGAGCCCTTCACCGCCGATGACATCATGTTCTGGTACGAGGCCATCGCGCTGAACAAGGAACTGTCACCGGCGTTCCCATCCTGGCTGGTTGTGGGCGACGAGCCGCCGGTTATCTCCAAGGTCGACGACTACGCCGTGAAGTTCACCTTCCCGGTGCCGTTCGGCCTCTTGCTTCAGTTCATGGCCTTCGAGGGGGGGCCGACCGTCATTGCGCCCAAGCACTACCTGTCTCAGTTCCACCCCGACTACGCCGACGCGGACGAACTGGCAACTAAGATCGAGGAGGCCGGTTTCGAGCACTGGTACGAGCTGTTCGCGGACCGGAACAGCACAATGAACAACCCGGAGTGCCCGGTCGTGTGGGCCTGGAAGGTGGAGCAGCCGTTCCCCGCCCAGCGTATGATCAGCGTCCGCAATCCCTACTACTGGAAGGTGGATCCTGAGGGCAAGCAGCTGCCCTACTTCGAGCGGGTGGTGGTTGACCTGGCCGAGAACAACGAAGTAGTCATGATGAAGACCATTGCCGGCGAAGTGGACATGCAGTACCGGCACATGGGCTTCGCCAACTACTCGCTGCTCAAGGAGAATGAAGAGAAGGGCGGCTATGAAGTGCGGCACTGGATTGGGGGCCCCTTCCCCTGCGTGTACGTCAACCAGAGCTGGACTGGTGACCCAGTGGTGCAGGACCTGCTGCGCAACAGGGACTTCCGTCATGCCCTCTCCTACGGCATCAATCGAGAGGAGATGAACGATCTGTTCTGGTTCGGCCTGGCGACACCGGGCAACCCCGTGGGCAGCACTCGGGATCCGTTCTACAAGGAGGGCTACGGCACTACCGCCATCGAGTACGACCCGGACCGGGCCAATGAGCTGCTGGACAGCATCGGGCTGGATCAGCGCGATGGCGAGGGGTTCCGACTCCGCTCCGACGGGCAACGGCTGCGGCTTCTGCTGGAGTGCTATCCTCATGAGATGGGTGTCCCCGGGATTGACATCTTCGGCCAGGTCGCTGGGTACTGGCAGCAGCTGGGGATAGACGCCCAAGCCCGAGAGCTCGGGCGTGACCTCTGGGGCGAGCGCGCTGACGGCAACGAGTGCATGATGCCTTGTTACGACATCGCCAAGATACTGTGGATCCTCGATCCTGGATGGTTCGTGCCCTACGGCTGGTGCTACTGGGCGCCGGCGTTCGCCCTGTGGGCTCTCAACCCAGAGGCGGGGATGGAGCCACCGGAGGAGATCAAGGAGATCATTGATTGGTACAACCAGCTCAAGCAGGAGCCTGACGAGACCAAGAGGCTAGAGCTGGGCCGGATGATTCTAGACCGTCACAACGAGAACATCTACGTCATTGGCACGTGTTCGATTGACATCCAGCCAATGATCGTCAAGAACGGCATCGTGAACGTCCCCACGGAGGCCCCGGCCGAGTACCGGACCTATCATGAGGGCATCGCCTGGCCATTCCAGCTCTGGCGCCGGAAGTAACGACATGTGCTGAGGGAGGGTCGTGCATGAGCGCTCACGGCCCTCCCTCGGCACCGTCGGCGCTGGCTGCGACACCAGTAGCTCGCTAGGTACAGTGATTGCCCGCGGCATGAGCTGGACCGGCGACTGGTATCTGTTCGCATAGGCGATTGGTCCCCGAGGGAGCTGTCCGCGGAGGTCGAGGCCCAGCGACCGCTGACCAGCACCGGTGGCCAGCCTCATGTGGACGGGGACTGTATGCACACATGCGCACTCCGACGGCTTCCCTTGAGCCTGCTGGAGGGGACTCAGCAACTACATCAGGAGGTATGCCTTGGCCCAGAAGATGAAAGCCGCCTGGCTTAGGGGTCTTCGGCGGTTTGAGATAGTCGAGGTGGACGTGCCGGCGATAGAGCCACACCAGGTGCTGGTCAGGATCGACAAGGTCGGTATCTGCGGGTCGGACCGCGGGATGTGGAGTGGGCACCACTTCTTCAACGACCTCTACCGCTGGGAGGATTTCTCTCCTGGCGAACACGGACACGAGGCAAGCGGGACA encodes the following:
- a CDS encoding mandelate racemase, whose product is MAEPRITGIEVHEYEYALRDIGLDQSGFNLVYVPGSSFARKGYIIRILTDSGLVGEYAGGQAAEYSTLPTLAPYLLGKNALERERIYTDVKRALRQVARIGIAPIDNALWDLAGRYFGVPIYRLLGGYKDRLPCYASTYHGDANGGLSSPEAYADFAVQCGDMGYPAFKIHGWYGVPIGQEVATVKAVRRAVGDGMDLMLDPACEYITFGDALKAGWACDDARFFWLEDPYRDGGISQFGHRKLRQLIRTPLLMTEHVRSLEPHIDFALADATDFVRGDPGYDGITGTMKIAHAAEALGLDIELHGFGPVQRQCMAAIRNTNYYEMGLLHPKAQDLGDIPLYRDGYRDALDAVDGEGCVPVPQGPGMGVGINWEWVEKHQTGKVEYR
- a CDS encoding type II toxin-antitoxin system VapC family toxin; translation: MREAYGDANVIVCFLSDQLSSLAEESARLFREVAGGRLRVRVCTITPAEVVSVMASYFRRSLPEVAEVVAEPIIQDGIEAEEQEVLLVALALCREHDLDVAHALLAAKMPAGSCRAIHSFDRHFDRFAGVERLWPGASNL
- a CDS encoding Gfo/Idh/MocA family oxidoreductase, with protein sequence MNTVRWAIAGCSDIVERRVGDAMRSQPNSEIIAFHSRSLDRARAFAERYGARTYYDDLDRLLADDCIDVVYVATEVDRHADQAIAAARAGKHVLVEKPMALDVDQCRRMIQAAQENGVHLEVAYYARFLPKSIAMREIIAQGRLGRVVRAVIRVVGYYDPDPTDPKRWRVTGRGGGNMLADVGSHRLDLLAYLMAGRPVAVCGFADRLSMTYEAADTETALVRFDNGAHVTVLANANVPHPGRFSSVEIYGTEGSLLTDPWSDEPVAVAGSDMEPLVVEQPANVHFPLIDDFARAIAQGRAPRFTGVDGMWATAVIAGTYESQRTGRVVKIEE
- a CDS encoding AbrB/MazE/SpoVT family DNA-binding domain-containing protein, translating into MATYKASRHNGHDCGHRKKLHSTRVTGKGRITIPARVWRPLGLKAGDRVTFVVQEGRASLVPLPPRLWNSVAPCPPRGPSPGGRTTR
- a CDS encoding response regulator; this encodes MALAAPSAPVDSGSMPGAAPAPPHRYGCDALETTLYVTNLASMATAYVALVVVMTLNYREARWDLVIGPAFLGLSSLVLLMCRGHYRVRGIALMAAMLFSVFLADRSSTLPQIQVLYSSVVLLTGLLLGAIPATAAAAAASLATVGAGSVSADYLPWNLGLLWLSCATVWVAMGSILSVVRHSEESEARAWQFARQAGERRGELAAARKALADVYEALQRTNHELAVAREEAEEARQIKAQFAANISHELRTPLNLIIGFSEMMHRSPETYAGVRWTPALRADIYEIYQASRHLSGMIDDILDLSRIESQRLPLRLEPTDMSEIINEMVATARGLLRGKDVSLEVHLDSELPPVVVDRTRIGQVLLNLLNNAVRFTDRGTIAVNASVLEGEIVVAVSDTGVGIAPEDMATIFEEFGQAKGSITGGRGGAGLGLAICKQFVHLHGGRIEAESTVGVGSTFRFRLPLPESGRARSRLSYYAPEGWSPPVPENPLGSAVLVLGRQSQAAASLARAIQGYRAVPVDDLDELPARVEADHPAGLVLVSDPHAPDAFEAEALLCAAGRADIPLIRCRIPTEPPEALVGRKLGVAGYLVKPVHRESLLAAVRAATLWPKRVLVVDDDPGFVNLVRRMLEAEFRGVQFRTAYCAEEALAVLAEERPDLVLVDLIMPDRSGTEVVEAVRRDPRLAEVPVIVTTGSNYADTVVSGGLGEISLVRGGSPSYEEWGRYVSALLGAAPPDYSRPAPRAGLPAVAAERLAS
- a CDS encoding response regulator yields the protein MSDETTTDIGPLATEGLPDDFVAQVRNALMHLYDHAHLQRHPLARLAALSPDPFNDSARALRNLLLDTLEQLKPAPTVSPNDKEWRPYGVLLRRYVNGFSIAEVIEELHVSVRQYHREHQKGLLAMAEILWRRWQSELSSPVAPYSQGAVDSLQREVQQLGVFPARLDLATVVEAVLGPAQALAREMQAGLEVRPPRQPRRAWADPTLARQALLAALSASFLSRPRRIELSWGEGERAAAFVIAFEPPLLEDDSVEARERRERLVAAEELMQAQGGQLDTVLEEGRLVEVRLAFREEQTRRILLIDDNERLLRLFERYLTGEGFGVTGALDASQALRALEGDPPDAIVLDVMMRDTDGWQLLQRLRRDAALADVPIVVCSILNEPELAHILGAQAYLRKPVSQRQLLGALHEVLGGSSRAAQPPTER